A genomic window from Methanobrevibacter sp. TLL-48-HuF1 includes:
- a CDS encoding tetratricopeptide repeat protein, with amino-acid sequence MDVIISALIEANKLLNKKDYYKALDGFECVLNINPTNNLATIGKIICIHYLNSFEDSNLINKYEEKLNVNLKLAELYEHGKYDETIKECNKILKKDKNNFNALAIKFSAQFELTKYTEALKTCDKLLELEPNDLVIIYAKATTLYKLNIYNEAIECYDKILEVTNNFNVLFFKSASLLILNKYEEALKYCNYALELEPENCDANGLKQLIKYKIAQK; translated from the coding sequence ATGGATGTAATAATATCTGCATTGATTGAAGCAAATAAATTATTAAACAAAAAGGATTATTATAAAGCGCTTGACGGTTTTGAATGTGTGTTAAATATAAATCCTACCAACAATCTGGCTACAATTGGAAAAATAATTTGTATACATTATTTAAACTCATTTGAAGACAGTAATCTGATAAACAAGTACGAAGAAAAATTAAATGTTAATCTTAAACTTGCAGAGTTGTATGAACACGGAAAATACGATGAAACGATAAAAGAATGCAATAAAATATTAAAAAAAGACAAAAACAATTTTAACGCATTAGCTATTAAATTCTCAGCCCAATTTGAACTCACCAAGTATACAGAAGCATTGAAAACCTGTGATAAACTCCTAGAATTAGAACCAAATGATTTAGTAATAATATATGCAAAAGCCACCACATTATATAAACTAAACATTTATAATGAAGCTATTGAGTGCTATGATAAAATCCTGGAAGTAACTAATAACTTTAATGTTTTATTTTTTAAATCAGCATCATTGTTAATATTAAATAAATATGAAGAAGCTTTAAAATATTGTAATTATGCATTGGAATTAGAACCTGAAAATTGTGATGCAAATGGATTAAAACAATTGATTAAATATAAAATAGCTCAAAAATAG
- a CDS encoding AAA family ATPase, giving the protein MQYILAKQRLMPKIISSKLSSNNKKLNHRTDYFRIKEYIDNFLNGNNQNRFIVMPGLRGVGKTTILLQLYEYLIKNDVPNSDILYFDVSELKSFYDVNILDVITNFIENIHQTTMVELNKPIFLLIDEVHFDKNWALTGKIVYDNNNNIFMIFTGLSAIELQIHADAIRRMEK; this is encoded by the coding sequence ATGCAATATATTTTAGCTAAACAAAGATTAATGCCTAAAATTATATCTTCTAAATTATCCTCAAATAATAAAAAATTAAATCATCGTACTGATTATTTCAGAATAAAAGAATACATTGACAACTTTTTAAATGGCAATAATCAAAATAGATTTATTGTAATGCCTGGTCTTAGAGGAGTAGGTAAAACAACAATTTTATTGCAATTGTATGAATATTTAATTAAAAATGATGTTCCTAATTCAGATATTCTTTATTTTGATGTAAGTGAGTTGAAAAGTTTTTATGATGTTAATATATTGGATGTAATAACTAATTTTATTGAAAACATACATCAAACAACAATGGTGGAATTAAATAAACCAATATTCTTATTAATTGATGAAGTTCATTTTGATAAAAATTGGGCATTAACTGGTAAAATAGTATATGATAATAACAATAATATTTTTATGATTTTTACTGGTTTATCTGCTATTGAATTACAAATTCATGCTGATGCAATTAGAAGAATGGAAAAATAA
- a CDS encoding DUF4143 domain-containing protein — MLGVSPNTINNILNVLEKTQLLFPITAYGTGSKIIKKPWKYFFLAPSIKASINFEIGRYNLNSKKCLSTLAETLVASSLYKLKLLCHNFIGLFYDPKKSGVDFLVRNIDKIIPIEVGVGKKN; from the coding sequence ATGTTAGGTGTTTCTCCAAATACAATTAATAATATCTTAAATGTTTTAGAAAAAACACAATTATTATTTCCCATAACTGCTTATGGTACTGGAAGTAAAATTATTAAAAAACCCTGGAAGTATTTCTTTTTAGCTCCATCCATTAAAGCATCAATTAATTTTGAAATTGGAAGATATAATTTAAATAGTAAAAAATGTTTATCCACATTAGCTGAAACTTTAGTTGCATCATCATTATATAAACTAAAATTGTTATGTCATAATTTTATAGGTTTATTTTATGATCCTAAAAAGTCAGGTGTTGATTTTTTAGTAAGAAATATTGATAAAATAATTCCGATTGAAGTGGGTGTAGGTAAAAAAAACTAA
- a CDS encoding ATP-binding protein — translation MEIETQSYITNLLKTNPKIVENNLNYNDKKFNKKKEYYQLKEHIDTFLEKESDDRFFIMPGLRGVGKTTIIYQLFSYLLNEKQIPKNRILYLNLENLKDVPNFNIKEYIDVFLKDVNEAYPTVKNKVFIFVDESQYSKNWASLGKIIFDEDKNVFMIFTGSDALNLEYNNDSARRSLKKEIYPLNFAEYLYLKYDINYPDMLSETFRDMIFTGKVEKSQKIENMMYNQNLINLNQNYLKEWEYYIQYGCFPFTLNRTEESIVQLTLDMKDRIIEKDLDIITSFTTPIRLATYKLINIIAMSKPSELSSNKLSNILNISKTSIQSIFQALEKTHLLFHVEPYGSCVKRQRKSWEYYFLTSQIKASIYIKNGLATQNPKEYIANLSENLVAASLFKLQQNRDFGIFYDPEKGGVDFLLNTIMGDIIPIEVGIGAKNTKQVKKAISRYNSDYGIIVSNKSSRIQKEDNIISIPLSTFSFM, via the coding sequence TTAGAAAAAGAAAGTGATGACCGATTTTTTATAATGCCCGGATTAAGAGGTGTTGGGAAAACAACAATCATATACCAATTATTCAGTTATCTGCTTAATGAAAAACAAATTCCAAAAAACAGAATATTATATCTTAATTTAGAAAACCTAAAAGATGTTCCTAACTTTAATATTAAAGAATACATTGATGTTTTCCTAAAAGATGTAAATGAAGCATATCCAACGGTAAAAAATAAGGTATTCATATTTGTAGATGAATCACAATATTCAAAAAATTGGGCATCTTTAGGTAAAATAATATTTGATGAAGATAAAAATGTTTTCATGATTTTTACAGGATCAGATGCATTGAATTTAGAGTATAACAATGATTCAGCTAGAAGATCTCTTAAAAAAGAAATTTATCCATTAAATTTTGCAGAATATCTTTATTTAAAATATGATATTAATTATCCGGACATGTTAAGTGAAACTTTTAGAGACATGATTTTTACAGGAAAAGTCGAAAAATCTCAAAAAATCGAAAATATGATGTATAATCAAAATCTAATAAATTTAAACCAGAATTACTTAAAAGAATGGGAATATTATATTCAATATGGATGTTTTCCATTTACTTTAAATAGAACAGAAGAATCAATTGTGCAATTGACTTTGGATATGAAAGACAGAATAATTGAAAAAGACCTTGATATAATAACTTCTTTTACAACTCCAATACGTTTAGCTACATACAAATTAATAAATATTATAGCAATGTCAAAACCTTCAGAGTTATCATCCAATAAACTATCCAATATATTAAATATTTCAAAAACTTCCATACAATCAATATTTCAGGCATTGGAAAAAACACATTTATTATTTCATGTTGAACCTTATGGATCTTGTGTTAAAAGACAGCGAAAATCCTGGGAATATTACTTCTTAACTAGTCAAATAAAAGCAAGTATCTATATAAAAAATGGATTAGCTACACAAAATCCAAAAGAATACATTGCAAACCTTTCTGAAAATCTTGTTGCAGCTAGTTTATTTAAACTGCAGCAAAACAGAGATTTTGGAATATTTTATGACCCTGAAAAAGGTGGAGTAGACTTTCTGTTAAACACTATAATGGGAGATATAATTCCTATAGAAGTTGGAATTGGTGCTAAAAATACAAAACAGGTTAAAAAAGCTATTTCAAGATACAACTCTGATTATGGAATTATAGTTTCAAATAAAAGCAGCAGAATTCAAAAAGAAGATAATATAATAAGCATTCCCCTTTCTACATTTTCATTTATGTAG